The sequence below is a genomic window from Paenibacillus sp. DCT19.
CTACTTAACCACCTGTGCTGCGAAACAAAGGTATCGTGGTTCTTTCCGGCGTATTTATAATATGGCAAGATAGCACATAGAGGGAGTGATGGGATGTATTCCGATCTACAATTGACGGACGACCGCCCTGTATATATACAAGTTAAGGATTATATGAAACGTCTCATACTCAAAGGCGGCCTACAGACAGATCAGAAGCTTCCTTCGACCCGAGAACTAAGCACGCTAATGCGTGTAAGCCGCAGCACCGTTCTGCTCGCATATGCCGAGCTTGAAGAGGAAGGATTAATCTATGCCGTCAAAGGCAAAGGGAATTACGTCAGCGCTGCTGTGGATACACCAGAGTCAGCTTCGGGTTGGACGCTGGATTGGAGCAATCATGTTAGCGACTATGCAATTCAGGCAGAGCAATACGATCTGATGAAGCATGGCTCCGGTGCCGAACGTGGAGAAATTTCGTTCACCAGCATTGCTCCAGATGAGAAGCTGTTCGATCTGCACAATGTGAAGAGGGCTTTCCTCGATCGGATGTCACTTGAAGGTGAAGTGCTCCTGAATTACGGATATGCTCAAGGATATCGCCCTCTTATGAAGTATCTTCGTCAATATATGGAGAACAAGGGTGTGGATCTGAGCGGCAAGGACATTCTCATTACAAACGGATTCACAGAAGGATTCGATCTTGTACTCGGAGCTCTTCGCAAAAAAAGCGGTAGAGCGTTATGTGAGAATCCCACCCACCACACGGCAATCAAAAACCTAAAGCTTCATAATTTTCACCTTACCGGCGTGGATATGGAACCAGATGGTCTTCATCTAGGACAATTGGAACAGGCACTGATGAAGCATTCTTATGATCTCGCTTATCTGGTGCCTTCCTACCATAACCCAACGGGCATCGTTACATCACCCGCCAAACGGGCTGAAATTATTCGTTTAATGAACCAATATCACGTTCCCATGATTGAAGATGGGTTCAATGAAGAGCTTCGCTACTCTGGCTCACACGTCTCTCCCCTCATCGCCAGTATGGGCAAGGGTAATGGACTGGTGTATCTGGGTAGCTTCTCCAAGGTGCTCTTTCCAGGACTACGCGTCGGTTGGGTCATCGCAGATGCTGCATTGATCGATTATCTGGAAAGTATGAAACGGGCTCGGAGCATTCATACCTCAACGCTGGATCAATCCTTGCTGTATCAATATCTGAGCAATGGGAATTTCGATAAATATCTGAAACGCGCTCGTGCCGAATATAAACGCAAATATGAGCTGGTTGTTCGCTGCTTGCGCCAGCATCTACCTATGTGCCGTATTTCCGGCGAAGGCGGTCTGCACTTATTTGTCCAGTTTCCAGCAGCGTTTCGAACAAGGGATCTGCTCGCAGCCTGCAAATTAAAAGGAGTCACCTTCACACCTGGAGATACCTTCTACCTCGAACCCGGACAGGGACAGAACACGATGCGTCTAGGCTTCTCCAGAGTGAGCGATGATAATATACGCAAAGGCATTCGGATCATAGGTGAGACGGCAAGAACGATGCAGTGATGCACGGTTGAATGTAGTTGTTAAAATTCCATGGAATGGAGAGGATTACGCATGAAGGTTGGCGTCATCATGGGTGGGACATCTTCGGAGCGGGACATTTCTCTGCTTACCGGACAGGAGATGATCACGCATCTGGATCCACAGAAATATGAGGTTGTCCCCGTTGTCATCAATAATAAGCGAGATTTAATTGAAAAGTCCGTAGGACTGGATATCGCGTTACTCGCTCTACATGGCAAATACGGTGAGGATGGTACCATTCAAGGTACACTCGATTCACTGGGTATTCCCTATACAGGCTGTGGTGTGCTCGCAAGTAGTGTCTGCATGGATAAGGATATCTCCAAGCGAGTTATGCAGCAAGCCGGTGTGCCCACGGTAGAATGGCTGCAGATCAGTGATCTAGCAGAGCTATCCTCCACAACCGTGGCGCAGCTATCCTATCCTGTGGTCGTGAAGCCTAACTCAGGTGGCTCCAGCATTGGTACGCAGATTGTACGTGAACCTAGTGCACTTCGTGAAGCTACTGAGGCAGCACTTGCTTGGGATGATACGGTGATGATTGAGCAATATATTGAGGGTGAAGAGATTACATGTGCAATACTGGACGGCATCATGCTGCCTGTCATCTCAATCCGGTCGAGTGGAACGTTCTTCGACTATTCCTCCAAGTACGATGACGGCGGCGCCGAGGAACGAATCGTTCAATTGCCTGCCGATATTCATAAACATGTGGAGGCTGCTGCATTAACCTGTTATCGCGTGTTAAAATGCAGCGTCTATGCACGTGTAGACATGATTATCCGAGACGGCATGCCTTATGTGCTTGAGGTGAACACACTTCCTGGGCTCACTCGAAATAGTCTGCTGCCTAAAAGTGCAGACGCTGCCGGTATCTCTTTTGCCAAGCTACTCGATTCCATTATTGAACTCTCTCTGCAACAACGCCATAGGGAGGCGAAGAAAGGATGAGTACAGAGGTTACAATACGGCACAGCTCTTCGGATGATCTTCCAGATTTGGTCACTCTCATGGATCAGCTTGGGTATCCAACAACGTATGCAGATATGCTAGAGCGCTATACCTACCTTGCTTCAGATCCTAGTTATACGACACTGGTGGCGGAGTTACACGGGCGAGCAGTAGGTATGATCGGATTGCAGACATTCTATATGTATGAGCAAAGTGGTCGCCATTGTCGCATTGCAGCTCTGGTCATTCATAAGCAATATAGAGGCTCCGGTATCGGCCGACAACTCATTCAAGCTGCGGAACATTGGGCATCTGCTCAGGGTATCGAAACAGTTTCTCTGAACAGCGGCAATCGACCAGAGCGCCAGATTGCTCATGCATTTTATGCACAGATGGGTTATACGGCTGGGAGCACTGGGTTTAGCAAAAGGCTTCCATTGTTACAACACACGTGAATGTATCGTTCATAGTTATAGATGTTGGAAAAAAGACCTTCTCCAATCTGCATTGGAAAAGGTCTTTTCTTCATCAACTTATGGACGAACGATGTAAATCCAGCCCGTTTCTTTCTCCTTGTCGACTGTCGCTCCAAGAGATTCAGCTACAAAGCGCAGTGGAACATAGGTTGTGCCGTTTTTGTTCACATAAGCCGGGTGCGTTAGTGTGACTTCCTCACCCGCGACCGTAGCTTTGTTGGAGCCTATCGTCAGCACAATTTCGTCACCTGTAATATCGTCAATAACAACGATTTTATCCGAGCCTTTTGTCCATTTCACCTCAGAGTCCAATTGCTCAGACAGATAACGAAGCGGGACAAACGTTGTATTTTTCTCAGTCACCACACCAAAGTACTCATCATCTGGTGCCAACATCACATGTTTACTCGTGATGCCTACTTCATCTTTTAACAACTGATACATCACAGAATTTGGATCGAAATTACGTAGCATGGTACCTGGAGTGATCTCTGTTGTCATAATATCCAGTACGCCCGCAGATGTATCTACTGCATCCACAGTTACCTCGCCGCCAATATTCCACTGCTCACTGTCTCCTGATACGGTCACAGATTGGAGCGGCAGATCTTGGGATGCTGGCAACGCTACCTTCATCTCAAAAGTCTGTTTACGAATGTCGAGTTTGCTGTCCAGGAAAAAGTCGAGTACCAGCTTGGTGTCTGTACCAAACACGGTTTTCAGCTCAGGTGTCTCGGTCAACAGCTTATCCAGCTCCTGATCGTAACTCACCAGAATCTCATCCAGACCTGTCTTCACCATCGCGTACATGGATGCAACAGCAACTTCCTTGGACTCAGGAATCATTGCATTCAAGTCAACGCCATCGGTAGGCTCCGTTAGATTAACGTTTGCGAGAATCGGTACAACTACATCATACAGATCACCAATCAGGTCTTTCAGTCCTTGCTCATCCTTCGCTATACTTTCCAAGAACGGCTTCACCATCGCAAGCAATTCTTCACCGGTAATCTCCATGTGCAATTTCGAGAGACTTAGCGTCTCACCGTTTACGGATTCCTGCACTGGTGTTACCGAGATGTTTTTCGGATTAGACAGATGCTTCATTACAAAAGAAAGCAATTTAGGCGAAAGCTCTTCGATCTGCTTCTCAAGCGCCTTCGTGTCGATCATGAGCAGGTCATCCTGCCCCTCAAGTGAGTCCAGAGATATGTAAAGAGGCTTCTGAGCTCCTTCCATATCAATCACCATTTCCTTCTCATTCATGGAGAGATGGAAAGGCAGCTTCTTCCCTTGAAAACCAACTGCACCTTCAATGGATGCAGTGCTTGCATCTTTTACTTTTGCATCACTAATATCTAGAGAAATAGAGTTAATAAGCTCAATCATTTCAAGGTCTTTGGCAGTTGCCAGCTCCGTTGCTGGTTCAATGTTAATTTTCAGTGATTGTTTGGATTCAACGGACTTCACCGTTGTGCTCTGAGCCATTGCTTTGCCAATATCAACCCCGCCTACAGCCTGACATCCCGTAAGCGCAACCATCATTAAAACAAGCGGCACGGCGATCCATTTAGCTAACCTTCGATTCTTAATATGATCTCCTCCTTCGAATAATACGGTTCACTTCTATTATGAAGGCTATAGGTAATTGTTGTAAACCAGATTAACAAAAAAATGCCAAAAAGACCGGAAACAGTTCCGATCTTCGTCACAATGCTATATGTCAGATAAGCTCTTCACTTATGCTCCAGAGTTCTCATCACTATTGCTATTCTGTTCCTCATCTTCCGTAGTTACAGGCGTCTCGAATTGATCCGGTTCATCGTCTTGAATGGCTTTGTTCTCTTCATTCT
It includes:
- a CDS encoding PLP-dependent aminotransferase family protein, coding for MYSDLQLTDDRPVYIQVKDYMKRLILKGGLQTDQKLPSTRELSTLMRVSRSTVLLAYAELEEEGLIYAVKGKGNYVSAAVDTPESASGWTLDWSNHVSDYAIQAEQYDLMKHGSGAERGEISFTSIAPDEKLFDLHNVKRAFLDRMSLEGEVLLNYGYAQGYRPLMKYLRQYMENKGVDLSGKDILITNGFTEGFDLVLGALRKKSGRALCENPTHHTAIKNLKLHNFHLTGVDMEPDGLHLGQLEQALMKHSYDLAYLVPSYHNPTGIVTSPAKRAEIIRLMNQYHVPMIEDGFNEELRYSGSHVSPLIASMGKGNGLVYLGSFSKVLFPGLRVGWVIADAALIDYLESMKRARSIHTSTLDQSLLYQYLSNGNFDKYLKRARAEYKRKYELVVRCLRQHLPMCRISGEGGLHLFVQFPAAFRTRDLLAACKLKGVTFTPGDTFYLEPGQGQNTMRLGFSRVSDDNIRKGIRIIGETARTMQ
- a CDS encoding GNAT family N-acetyltransferase; the encoded protein is MSTEVTIRHSSSDDLPDLVTLMDQLGYPTTYADMLERYTYLASDPSYTTLVAELHGRAVGMIGLQTFYMYEQSGRHCRIAALVIHKQYRGSGIGRQLIQAAEHWASAQGIETVSLNSGNRPERQIAHAFYAQMGYTAGSTGFSKRLPLLQHT
- a CDS encoding D-alanine--D-alanine ligase codes for the protein MKVGVIMGGTSSERDISLLTGQEMITHLDPQKYEVVPVVINNKRDLIEKSVGLDIALLALHGKYGEDGTIQGTLDSLGIPYTGCGVLASSVCMDKDISKRVMQQAGVPTVEWLQISDLAELSSTTVAQLSYPVVVKPNSGGSSIGTQIVREPSALREATEAALAWDDTVMIEQYIEGEEITCAILDGIMLPVISIRSSGTFFDYSSKYDDGGAEERIVQLPADIHKHVEAAALTCYRVLKCSVYARVDMIIRDGMPYVLEVNTLPGLTRNSLLPKSADAAGISFAKLLDSIIELSLQQRHREAKKG
- a CDS encoding copper amine oxidase N-terminal domain-containing protein, which codes for MPLVLMMVALTGCQAVGGVDIGKAMAQSTTVKSVESKQSLKINIEPATELATAKDLEMIELINSISLDISDAKVKDASTASIEGAVGFQGKKLPFHLSMNEKEMVIDMEGAQKPLYISLDSLEGQDDLLMIDTKALEKQIEELSPKLLSFVMKHLSNPKNISVTPVQESVNGETLSLSKLHMEITGEELLAMVKPFLESIAKDEQGLKDLIGDLYDVVVPILANVNLTEPTDGVDLNAMIPESKEVAVASMYAMVKTGLDEILVSYDQELDKLLTETPELKTVFGTDTKLVLDFFLDSKLDIRKQTFEMKVALPASQDLPLQSVTVSGDSEQWNIGGEVTVDAVDTSAGVLDIMTTEITPGTMLRNFDPNSVMYQLLKDEVGITSKHVMLAPDDEYFGVVTEKNTTFVPLRYLSEQLDSEVKWTKGSDKIVVIDDITGDEIVLTIGSNKATVAGEEVTLTHPAYVNKNGTTYVPLRFVAESLGATVDKEKETGWIYIVRP